The genomic window AAAGGATCCTTTAGGTCGTTTATTATCAACAGTTAATTATGCTAGAGCTATTGTCTTTTCAGAAAAAAACGCTGCCATAAAAGCTATTGATACCATTAACTCTATTCATGGTTCGGTAGAAAAAAGTCGAGGTCAGAACATACCAGAATGGGCATACAAAGATGTACTCTTTATGCTTATAGAGTACTCTATTCATTCATATGAATTACTTCAAAGACCGCTTACAGTTATTGAAAAACAAGAAGTTTTGAATGTATTCAATAATGTTGGTCATAGAATGAAACTAGAAGGTTTACCACTTACCTACTCTGATTTTCTAATTGAACGAAAAACTCATTTGAGTAAAAATCTAAATAACAGCAAATTAACCAAAGACCTCTATAGGCAATACAGAAAACATTTAGGCTTTTTTAGATACCGCCTTTTATTGGAATCGCAAATTTTGTTATTACCAGACTCCGTAAGACAAATGCTCGGTTTGAGAAAAACATCACTATTAACACCAATGGTTTCAGTTTACAAACTTTTTAGAAGCATAAAACTAGATTGGATGATAAAGGAAATTCTTTTACCACCTGCTTACAAACAAGACATTAAACGAATGAACGTTATATAAATTTTTTTAATCTTTTACTTTGAAATACAAAGTACTTTAATAAATCAAAAAAATGAAAAAACTAATATTATTTATCTCAGCGCTATTATTTAGCACATTATTTTATGACAAAAGCATTGGATTAAACCTCTTTTTATTTAGCATCCTTACGCTTATCGTACTTGTTATCAACAACAAAGATGACTTTAAAAGTAAAAGAACCATCAT from Winogradskyella sp. MH6 includes these protein-coding regions:
- a CDS encoding oxygenase MpaB family protein codes for the protein MEHFVDKDSIVREIWGKSDTILMVFAGASAEFALNKAVDWLYFTGKLPKDPLGRLLSTVNYARAIVFSEKNAAIKAIDTINSIHGSVEKSRGQNIPEWAYKDVLFMLIEYSIHSYELLQRPLTVIEKQEVLNVFNNVGHRMKLEGLPLTYSDFLIERKTHLSKNLNNSKLTKDLYRQYRKHLGFFRYRLLLESQILLLPDSVRQMLGLRKTSLLTPMVSVYKLFRSIKLDWMIKEILLPPAYKQDIKRMNVI